A stretch of the Dehalogenimonas sp. THU2 genome encodes the following:
- a CDS encoding fumarylacetoacetate hydrolase family protein: protein MNIVRFTAPDNSEHYGVLEGDTVKALAAPPFKGIEFSGLVYPLDSVKLLAPCAPSKIVCLGVNYHGHAKEMGHTIPDAPLIFLKPSTAVIGPEADIIYPPSSQRVDYEAELAVVIKKPVWRVSREAARDSILGYTCFNDVTARDLQKQDGQWTRAKGFDTFAAVGPWITTGIDPSSLTVETWLNGERKQHGNTVDLIYPIDYLIHFVSHVMTLLPGDVIATGTPSGIGPMHPGDTVEVRIEGIGTLRNYVTRTD, encoded by the coding sequence ATGAATATCGTACGTTTTACCGCCCCTGACAATAGCGAACACTACGGCGTCCTCGAAGGCGACACCGTTAAAGCCCTGGCTGCCCCTCCGTTCAAAGGCATCGAGTTCTCCGGCCTGGTCTATCCGCTGGATTCGGTGAAGCTGCTGGCGCCCTGCGCGCCTTCCAAGATTGTCTGCCTGGGCGTTAACTACCACGGCCACGCCAAAGAGATGGGCCACACCATTCCGGACGCGCCGCTGATCTTTTTGAAACCCTCGACCGCTGTCATCGGCCCGGAAGCGGATATCATCTATCCCCCGTCCTCACAGCGTGTTGACTATGAGGCGGAATTGGCTGTCGTCATCAAAAAGCCGGTGTGGCGGGTAAGCCGTGAGGCCGCCCGGGATTCAATACTAGGGTACACCTGTTTCAACGATGTCACCGCCCGTGACCTGCAGAAACAGGACGGCCAATGGACGCGCGCCAAAGGCTTCGACACTTTCGCTGCGGTGGGGCCGTGGATAACTACCGGTATCGACCCGTCTTCACTGACGGTGGAGACATGGTTGAATGGGGAGAGGAAACAGCACGGCAATACCGTCGACCTCATCTATCCCATCGACTACCTCATCCATTTCGTGTCTCACGTGATGACGCTGCTGCCCGGGGACGTCATCGCCACCGGAACGCCGAGCGGTATTGGGCCGATGCATCCGGGGGATACTGTCGAGGTCAGGATAGAGGGGATTGGGACGTTGCGTAACTACGTTACCCGCACTGACTGA
- the mobB gene encoding molybdopterin-guanine dinucleotide biosynthesis protein B yields the protein MPAPVVAFVGHSESGKTGYLERLLPELTRRGLKVATVKHVPQHFHPHTPARDTERHLAAGAAATVASTGDALILTKPFTAEAPFEEIGRLLGDEYDLILAEGFKQSGVPKIEVWRQGIGRPLENLKSRVAVVTSDDYPGTAPRFFTLDDLSGMADFLEKGFVQPQRQRVSLHINGAPVTLSAFPREFMANIVGALVASLKDVPPAKWLEIRLKKDSEDVSS from the coding sequence ATGCCCGCACCTGTTGTGGCCTTTGTCGGCCACTCGGAATCAGGCAAGACCGGCTACCTGGAACGGCTGCTGCCGGAACTGACGCGCCGCGGCTTGAAAGTGGCCACGGTGAAGCATGTGCCGCAGCACTTTCACCCCCATACCCCCGCCCGGGACACGGAGCGCCACCTGGCGGCCGGCGCGGCGGCTACAGTGGCCAGCACCGGCGATGCGCTAATACTGACCAAGCCGTTCACCGCGGAAGCGCCCTTCGAAGAGATCGGCCGGCTGCTGGGGGATGAATACGACCTCATCCTGGCAGAGGGTTTCAAGCAATCCGGCGTCCCCAAGATCGAGGTCTGGCGGCAGGGGATCGGCAGGCCCCTGGAGAACCTGAAAAGCCGGGTGGCGGTGGTCACCTCCGACGACTACCCGGGCACGGCGCCCCGGTTCTTTACGCTGGACGACCTTTCCGGCATGGCCGATTTCCTGGAAAAAGGCTTCGTCCAGCCGCAGAGGCAGCGGGTCAGCCTCCATATCAATGGAGCCCCGGTGACACTCTCGGCCTTTCCGAGGGAATTCATGGCAAATATCGTGGGCGCGCTGGTGGCCAGCCTTAAAGACGTGCCTCCGGCAAAATGGCTGGAGATCAGGTTAAAAAAAGACTCGGAAGATGTGTCTTCATAA
- a CDS encoding peptidylprolyl isomerase produces MVKKKHKHPVHQGIKLSQKAQSKLAKQRKQQKLTRWIGLGVIGAVVLILSVGWVTQWLLPVYIPLQKTVLTVNGTDYSAGYVSKMVNFYNGDNAANALFFIDFVMGQIEEMELMKQAAAEMGITVSDQEVKDRLKETELEDNAVSRDIVRASLLAQKINDEYIDGLVPTSADQRHSLVMLLESAAQAEEVKARLEAGEAFADIVTELSLDSTTITEKGDMGFNPIGIIDGQLFAEGLDTAVNAAGEGEIGFFYDENKSKQLGYWVVKVTERQTENEAQKVHVFGMLLPTIEKAEEARQRVIDGEDFETVAKEVSQDATSKESGGDLGLLTLGQNTPPFATYIFDENTPLNDLSAPILTKDSNTTGAWWLYQIAAVEENRTIDEEDRDTLLNQAFSDWLEEVKADPANVIETVELTLEQRDLIATQSLN; encoded by the coding sequence TTGGTCAAGAAGAAGCACAAACACCCCGTCCACCAGGGTATCAAGCTGTCACAGAAAGCCCAGTCCAAGCTAGCCAAACAGCGCAAACAGCAGAAACTGACCCGCTGGATCGGCTTGGGTGTTATCGGCGCCGTAGTCCTTATCCTCAGCGTCGGCTGGGTCACCCAGTGGCTGCTACCCGTGTACATCCCGCTGCAGAAGACGGTGCTCACCGTTAACGGTACCGACTATAGCGCCGGTTACGTTTCCAAGATGGTCAACTTCTACAATGGCGACAACGCGGCCAACGCCTTGTTTTTCATCGATTTCGTCATGGGACAAATCGAAGAAATGGAATTGATGAAACAGGCGGCGGCGGAAATGGGCATCACCGTCAGCGACCAGGAAGTCAAAGACCGGCTCAAGGAAACAGAGTTGGAAGATAACGCCGTCAGCCGCGACATTGTCCGCGCCTCCCTGCTGGCGCAGAAGATTAATGATGAATATATCGACGGCCTGGTGCCTACCTCTGCCGACCAGCGCCATTCTCTGGTCATGCTCCTGGAGAGCGCAGCGCAAGCCGAAGAGGTCAAAGCGCGGCTGGAAGCCGGCGAGGCTTTCGCCGATATCGTGACCGAGCTTTCTCTGGACAGCACTACCATTACCGAAAAAGGCGATATGGGCTTCAACCCGATAGGAATCATCGACGGGCAGCTCTTCGCCGAGGGTCTTGACACCGCGGTGAACGCTGCCGGTGAGGGAGAGATCGGTTTCTTCTACGACGAGAACAAGAGCAAGCAATTGGGCTACTGGGTGGTCAAGGTAACCGAGCGGCAGACAGAGAACGAAGCCCAGAAGGTCCACGTCTTCGGCATGCTGTTGCCGACCATTGAAAAGGCTGAGGAAGCCCGACAGAGGGTTATCGACGGAGAAGACTTCGAGACAGTCGCCAAAGAAGTATCCCAGGACGCGACTTCCAAGGAAAGCGGCGGCGACCTGGGATTGCTAACACTGGGGCAAAACACCCCGCCCTTCGCTACCTATATCTTCGATGAGAACACGCCTCTTAATGATCTGAGCGCGCCCATCCTGACCAAAGACTCCAACACTACCGGCGCCTGGTGGCTCTACCAGATTGCTGCGGTGGAAGAAAATCGGACGATCGACGAGGAAGACCGCGACACCCTGCTCAATCAGGCCTTCTCCGATTGGCTGGAAGAGGTCAAGGCCGATCCGGCTAACGTGATCGAAACGGTGGAGTTAACCCTCGAACAACGCGATCTGATCGCCACGCAGTCACTCAACTAG
- a CDS encoding homoserine dehydrogenase, whose translation MSKPAIGIGLIGIGIIGGAVARGLRDRAARLSEQIGCPVELRRVKVAPMDLTRPIIAEFPTDTFTTDDDDFFNTPDMDIVIEAMGGEYPAFNYLERALLSGRHVVSSNKEVIAKHAAELLELARRNNVGLRFEASVGGGIPLLQPFQYDLSVNEIKGISAIINGTTNYILTNMACEGIPFADALRQAQELGYAERNPANDIEGFDSVYKLAIMAMLAFQIEVKPEDIYREGITKLETQDFLYATELGFVIKLLAIAKEDDGDIELRVHPVFLPRDNFLAKVDGVFNAALITGDLVGDVIFSGQGAGAAATSSAVIADALAAAQDVASGVGNRMRWRLGGTKRLLPMTEVVTRYYFRLNVADKPGVLAQIAGIFGDNGISIASVIQKEVNEASETAELVIMTHLARESAVRQAVEALRQNDSIKAVNNFVRVGV comes from the coding sequence ATGAGCAAACCGGCTATCGGTATAGGGTTAATCGGCATCGGCATCATCGGCGGGGCGGTGGCGCGGGGTTTGCGTGACCGCGCCGCGCGGCTGTCGGAGCAGATCGGCTGCCCGGTGGAATTGCGGCGAGTCAAAGTGGCGCCCATGGACCTGACCCGGCCTATCATCGCAGAGTTCCCAACGGATACCTTCACCACCGATGACGATGACTTCTTCAACACCCCGGACATGGATATCGTCATCGAGGCCATGGGCGGCGAATACCCTGCCTTCAACTACCTGGAACGGGCGTTGTTGAGCGGCCGCCACGTGGTCAGCTCCAACAAAGAGGTAATCGCCAAGCACGCCGCGGAGCTCCTGGAGTTGGCGCGGCGGAACAACGTCGGCCTGCGCTTCGAAGCCAGCGTCGGTGGCGGCATCCCCCTGTTGCAGCCTTTCCAGTACGACCTTTCGGTCAATGAGATCAAGGGCATCTCCGCCATCATCAACGGTACCACCAACTACATACTGACCAACATGGCCTGCGAGGGCATACCATTCGCTGACGCCCTGCGCCAGGCGCAGGAACTGGGCTACGCCGAACGCAACCCGGCCAACGATATCGAAGGCTTCGATTCCGTCTATAAGCTGGCCATCATGGCTATGCTGGCCTTCCAGATCGAGGTCAAGCCAGAAGATATCTACCGTGAAGGCATCACCAAACTAGAAACCCAGGACTTCCTGTATGCCACGGAACTGGGCTTCGTCATCAAACTCCTAGCCATCGCCAAGGAAGACGATGGCGACATCGAACTGCGGGTCCATCCGGTCTTTCTGCCGAGGGACAACTTCCTGGCTAAGGTGGACGGTGTCTTCAACGCCGCCCTTATCACCGGCGACCTGGTGGGCGATGTCATCTTCTCTGGCCAGGGGGCAGGAGCGGCGGCCACTTCTTCCGCTGTCATCGCCGACGCGCTAGCCGCCGCCCAGGATGTGGCCTCCGGGGTCGGTAACCGTATGCGCTGGCGCTTGGGCGGAACCAAGCGGCTGTTGCCAATGACCGAGGTGGTTACCCGCTACTATTTCCGCCTGAACGTAGCCGACAAACCGGGGGTACTAGCCCAGATCGCCGGCATCTTCGGCGATAACGGCATCTCCATCGCCTCCGTCATCCAGAAAGAGGTCAACGAAGCCTCGGAAACTGCGGAACTGGTCATCATGACCCACCTGGCCCGCGAAAGCGCCGTACGCCAGGCCGTGGAGGCCCTGCGGCAGAACGATTCCATCAAGGCGGTCAATAATTTCGTTCGGGTAGGCGTGTAA
- the thrC gene encoding threonine synthase, producing MKNGVIAQYKKYLPVTENTPLITLGEGDTPLVRSPRLELEFGVKELYFKLESCNPSGSFKDRGMVMAVAKALEAGYKAVACASTGNTSASASAYAAAAGIESIIVIPKGKIALGKLAQAIVYGARIVMIDGNFDDALRLVRELTEARPVALVNSVNPNRIEGQKTAAFEICDALGQAPGMLFLPVGNAGNITAYWKGFKEYHQAGITGSMPKMMGFQAAGSAPIVLGYPVEKPETIATAIRIGNPASWKQAEAAREESGGLIDAVSDEEILEAYHIMAEKGGIFGEPASAAPLAGLIKMHRQGFDFHHHQVVCVVTGSGLKDADTAIKGFSGQFIEVSANLSAMEKALGW from the coding sequence ATGAAAAACGGCGTCATCGCTCAATACAAAAAATACCTGCCGGTAACTGAAAACACCCCCCTCATCACCCTGGGCGAAGGCGATACGCCGCTGGTGCGCTCGCCGCGGCTGGAACTGGAATTCGGCGTCAAAGAGCTGTATTTCAAACTGGAAAGCTGCAATCCCTCCGGCTCTTTCAAGGACCGCGGCATGGTCATGGCCGTGGCCAAAGCACTGGAGGCCGGTTACAAGGCTGTCGCCTGCGCCTCCACCGGCAACACCTCGGCGTCGGCTTCCGCGTATGCCGCCGCCGCCGGCATCGAGTCCATCATCGTCATCCCCAAGGGCAAGATCGCCCTCGGCAAGCTGGCCCAGGCTATCGTTTACGGCGCCCGGATCGTGATGATCGACGGTAACTTCGACGACGCCCTGCGGCTGGTCCGGGAACTCACCGAAGCGCGCCCGGTAGCCCTGGTTAACTCGGTCAACCCGAACCGGATCGAAGGCCAGAAAACCGCCGCCTTCGAGATATGCGACGCCCTGGGGCAGGCACCCGGCATGCTCTTTTTGCCCGTGGGCAACGCCGGCAATATCACTGCCTACTGGAAGGGTTTCAAGGAATACCATCAAGCCGGGATAACCGGTTCGATGCCTAAGATGATGGGCTTTCAGGCGGCAGGGTCGGCCCCCATCGTCCTGGGCTACCCGGTGGAAAAGCCAGAGACCATCGCCACCGCCATCCGCATCGGCAATCCGGCTTCATGGAAGCAGGCCGAGGCGGCCAGGGAGGAGTCCGGAGGCCTGATCGACGCCGTTTCCGATGAAGAGATACTGGAGGCGTATCATATCATGGCCGAAAAAGGCGGCATCTTCGGCGAACCCGCTTCCGCCGCTCCCCTTGCCGGCCTGATCAAGATGCACCGCCAGGGTTTCGACTTCCATCACCACCAGGTGGTCTGCGTCGTCACCGGCAGCGGCCTCAAGGACGCCGATACCGCCATCAAGGGCTTTTCCGGCCAGTTCATTGAGGTGTCCGCCAACCTTTCCGCCATGGAGAAGGCGCTGGGGTGGTGA
- a CDS encoding flavin reductase family protein has product MKQVSESVGAYYHHYPRIAVAVGAYHEGKNNAMIAGWHTPLSFNPPLFGVSLSPRRFTYKMIVESGEFTVNFLPASAAGLIAALGGSKGAAVDKFAAFNVARDIPLKTNAPVLADAYAAYECKLLEDRQFGDHQLLVGEVVAVHSLAEAFTAEETIDLKSITPAFYMGNDKYITKFKAAIETLERHKFGQPGVL; this is encoded by the coding sequence ATGAAGCAAGTTTCTGAAAGCGTCGGCGCTTATTACCACCATTACCCACGGATCGCTGTGGCCGTCGGTGCTTATCACGAGGGTAAAAACAATGCCATGATCGCCGGCTGGCACACTCCGCTGTCTTTCAACCCGCCGCTCTTCGGGGTGTCGTTGTCTCCCCGGCGCTTCACTTACAAGATGATCGTCGAAAGCGGCGAGTTCACCGTCAATTTCCTGCCCGCCTCGGCGGCAGGACTGATCGCCGCCCTGGGCGGCAGCAAGGGCGCTGCCGTGGACAAGTTCGCCGCCTTCAATGTCGCCCGAGACATCCCGTTGAAGACCAACGCCCCTGTGCTGGCCGATGCCTACGCCGCTTATGAGTGCAAGCTGTTAGAAGACCGCCAGTTTGGCGATCATCAGTTGCTGGTCGGCGAGGTGGTGGCAGTACACAGCCTGGCCGAGGCTTTCACCGCGGAAGAGACGATTGATCTCAAGTCCATCACTCCGGCATTTTACATGGGCAACGACAAATATATCACCAAATTCAAAGCTGCCATAGAAACCTTGGAACGCCATAAATTCGGCCAACCGGGCGTTCTCTAG
- the folE gene encoding GTP cyclohydrolase I FolE yields the protein MINENIIESAITNILKAIGDNPEREGLKETPQRVARMYAEIFCGMGKNPAEDLKVGYELGHREMVILKDIPFYSMCEHHLLPFSGVVHIGYVPGAEGRVVGISKLARVVETIARRPQIQERMATEIADAIVEGLNPDGVGVVIAAEHMCMTMRGIKKPGSRVITSALRGGFAKRAATRAEFMSLIQ from the coding sequence TTGATAAATGAAAACATCATTGAATCCGCCATCACAAACATACTCAAGGCCATCGGCGACAATCCTGAACGTGAAGGCCTGAAAGAAACACCCCAGCGCGTCGCCCGGATGTACGCTGAGATATTCTGCGGCATGGGGAAAAACCCGGCCGAGGATCTCAAAGTGGGCTACGAGTTAGGCCACCGGGAAATGGTCATCCTCAAGGACATCCCGTTCTATTCCATGTGCGAACACCACCTGCTGCCGTTTTCCGGCGTGGTCCATATCGGCTATGTGCCCGGTGCCGAGGGGCGCGTCGTCGGCATTTCCAAACTGGCCCGGGTGGTTGAAACCATCGCCCGCCGTCCCCAGATCCAGGAACGCATGGCCACGGAAATAGCAGACGCTATCGTAGAAGGTCTTAATCCGGACGGCGTCGGCGTGGTCATCGCCGCGGAGCACATGTGCATGACCATGCGCGGCATCAAGAAACCAGGGTCCCGCGTCATCACTTCCGCTTTGAGAGGCGGCTTCGCCAAACGCGCCGCCACCCGCGCCGAGTTTATGTCACTTATTCAGTGA
- the efp gene encoding elongation factor P — protein sequence MEVSEVSKNNKLLIDGVPFAVENVSFVKPGKGRAIYHLKLRNLMTGVLSEPTYHSGDKFDEASITVRDMQFLYEEHGHYHFMDTGSFEQYIMDETIVGDKKFYLKDSLGVQVMMWEERPIDLILPKAVELKVVETESSMKGATVTAQQKLAKMETGLEIGVPAFIKEGEVLRINTLTGSYVERVVG from the coding sequence GTGGAAGTCTCTGAAGTCAGCAAAAATAATAAACTCCTCATCGACGGCGTGCCGTTTGCCGTAGAAAACGTCAGCTTCGTCAAACCGGGCAAAGGCCGCGCCATATATCACCTGAAACTCCGGAACCTTATGACCGGCGTCCTCAGTGAGCCGACCTACCACTCCGGCGACAAGTTCGACGAGGCCAGCATCACCGTCCGCGACATGCAGTTCCTTTACGAAGAACATGGTCACTACCATTTCATGGATACCGGCAGCTTCGAGCAATACATCATGGACGAGACCATCGTCGGCGACAAGAAGTTCTACCTTAAAGACAGCCTCGGCGTTCAGGTGATGATGTGGGAAGAGCGCCCCATCGATCTCATCCTGCCCAAGGCGGTGGAACTCAAGGTGGTGGAAACCGAGTCTTCCATGAAGGGTGCTACGGTCACCGCTCAGCAGAAGCTGGCCAAGATGGAAACGGGCCTGGAGATCGGCGTGCCGGCCTTCATCAAGGAAGGCGAAGTGCTGCGCATCAATACCCTCACCGGTAGCTATGTGGAACGCGTCGTAGGCTAG
- a CDS encoding amino acid--tRNA ligase-related protein: MGLERLVARKANLIRRAEILRLTRGFFHERRFLEVETPQLAAAPIPEAYIEPVATERGFLLPSPELYMKPLLAAGYGDIFQICRVFRKGEKGAQHREEFTLLEYYRTGAGYLDLAAETEELIVYLAESLNGSTLLCYQGRTIDLTPPWPRLSVKEAFMDACGWDPVTIDDPERFDFELATKVASMLPDRPLVLYDFPTKMASLARLKPGDSRVAERTEIFIGGLELANIFSELTDAEEQRKRFKAEIELAADQGRKVDMPEDFIEALKELPEAAGGALGIDRLVMLLCDAASIEEVLAFPG; encoded by the coding sequence GTGGGTCTGGAGCGACTCGTTGCCAGGAAGGCCAACCTCATCCGCCGCGCTGAAATATTGCGCCTGACCAGGGGGTTTTTCCACGAGCGCCGTTTCCTGGAAGTGGAGACACCCCAACTGGCGGCGGCGCCGATTCCTGAAGCTTACATCGAACCTGTCGCCACCGAGCGCGGCTTCCTGCTGCCTTCCCCGGAGCTTTATATGAAACCGCTACTGGCGGCGGGATATGGCGACATCTTTCAGATATGCCGGGTTTTCAGAAAAGGCGAAAAAGGCGCCCAGCACCGCGAAGAATTCACCCTGCTGGAATATTACCGCACCGGCGCCGGGTACCTCGACCTGGCCGCCGAGACCGAAGAGCTGATCGTCTACCTCGCGGAATCACTGAACGGCTCGACGCTGCTATGTTATCAGGGCCGGACCATCGACCTCACTCCGCCCTGGCCCCGGCTTTCGGTTAAAGAGGCGTTTATGGATGCCTGCGGCTGGGACCCGGTAACCATCGACGACCCGGAGCGCTTCGATTTCGAACTGGCTACCAAGGTGGCCTCCATGCTCCCGGACCGCCCGCTTGTCCTCTACGATTTCCCTACTAAAATGGCCTCTTTAGCCCGCCTGAAACCCGGCGACAGCAGGGTGGCGGAACGCACTGAGATTTTCATCGGCGGGCTGGAACTGGCCAATATCTTCAGCGAACTAACCGATGCAGAAGAACAACGGAAGCGTTTCAAAGCCGAGATCGAGTTGGCGGCAGACCAGGGGCGGAAGGTGGATATGCCGGAAGACTTCATCGAAGCCCTGAAGGAATTGCCGGAGGCCGCGGGGGGGGCGCTGGGTATCGACCGGTTGGTGATGCTCCTATGCGATGCCGCTTCGATCGAAGAAGTGCTGGCCTTTCCGGGCTAA
- a CDS encoding carbon-nitrogen hydrolase family protein has product MKVAIYQIADSGDAATNIAKAYDAIVNTDADFFALPEFFSIPGGDFRKPYTLQSCLEETALPAYDMLKRASLQFKGYIIGGSILEREGDCYYNTCFVFKGGEQVTAYRKIKITREEVELQICPGKDTVTFETPFGRVGLMICADCIYWKMVDAVCEGSKYVFLPVSLTDPNHPPFTGHPVSDTIARKFGATVIKITRVGTFNGAVLSSRSAVTTPTGTLWEAPDAEEHLALVEI; this is encoded by the coding sequence ATGAAGGTAGCCATCTATCAGATCGCCGACAGTGGCGATGCCGCAACGAATATCGCTAAGGCTTATGATGCCATCGTAAACACCGACGCCGACTTCTTCGCCCTGCCAGAATTCTTCTCCATCCCAGGCGGCGATTTTCGCAAACCTTACACCTTACAATCATGCCTGGAGGAAACAGCACTGCCAGCCTACGATATGCTGAAGCGGGCGAGCCTTCAGTTCAAAGGCTACATCATCGGCGGCAGCATCCTGGAGCGTGAGGGTGACTGCTACTATAATACGTGTTTCGTCTTCAAAGGCGGGGAGCAGGTAACCGCCTATCGCAAGATCAAGATCACCCGTGAAGAGGTGGAACTTCAGATTTGCCCCGGCAAAGACACGGTCACGTTCGAAACACCGTTCGGACGGGTTGGACTGATGATCTGCGCCGATTGTATCTACTGGAAAATGGTCGACGCTGTGTGCGAAGGTTCCAAATACGTCTTCCTGCCGGTTTCTCTGACCGACCCCAACCACCCGCCCTTCACCGGTCACCCAGTTTCCGATACTATCGCCAGGAAATTTGGTGCGACAGTCATCAAGATAACCCGCGTCGGTACTTTTAACGGAGCGGTGCTTTCATCAAGGAGCGCCGTGACTACTCCCACCGGCACTCTGTGGGAAGCTCCGGACGCCGAGGAACACCTCGCTCTAGTGGAAATTTAG
- a CDS encoding nitronate monooxygenase translates to MKWHKPPPLKIGQHTARLPIVQGGMAVGISLSGLASAVANAGGIGVIAAAGVGLFEPDFAKNFFEANIRGLRKEIRRARAKTSGVLGVNIMVALTDFAEMVKAAIEEKIDIIFAGAGLPLRLPELLGDNRHTKLVPIVSSGRAARILCKKWQDEFGYTPDGFVVEGPKAGGHLGFKAEELDSPENRLERLVPEVIEAVKPFAEAAGRPIPVIAGGGVYSGEDIYQMLRLGASGVQMATRFVATEECDASPIFKEAYVQAKEGDAVIIKSPVGMPGRALRNAYIDSVNAGQKKPFKCPQHCVKTCNVQESPYCIFVALINAQRGHLSGGFAFCGANVHRVKEIVTVQKLIGSLVKEYKAAVVQSMLELMTRYMNGMMSPSMGRSLA, encoded by the coding sequence TTGAAGTGGCACAAACCGCCGCCGCTGAAGATCGGCCAGCACACGGCGCGTCTTCCGATAGTCCAGGGAGGCATGGCGGTCGGTATTTCCCTGTCCGGTTTGGCTTCAGCCGTGGCTAATGCCGGCGGTATCGGCGTTATCGCCGCCGCCGGCGTAGGACTGTTCGAACCTGATTTTGCCAAGAATTTTTTTGAAGCCAACATCCGCGGTCTCCGCAAAGAGATCCGCCGCGCCCGCGCCAAGACCAGTGGTGTGCTGGGGGTCAACATCATGGTAGCCCTGACTGATTTTGCCGAGATGGTCAAGGCGGCTATCGAGGAAAAGATAGACATCATTTTCGCCGGCGCCGGGTTGCCCCTGAGGCTGCCTGAATTATTGGGCGATAACCGCCATACTAAGCTGGTACCCATCGTCTCCTCCGGACGGGCAGCGCGCATTTTATGCAAAAAATGGCAGGATGAATTCGGCTACACACCGGACGGTTTTGTCGTGGAAGGACCGAAAGCTGGCGGTCACCTGGGTTTCAAAGCCGAAGAACTGGATTCACCGGAAAACCGCCTGGAGCGGCTGGTACCTGAAGTTATCGAAGCGGTCAAACCTTTCGCCGAGGCAGCGGGTCGTCCTATACCGGTGATTGCCGGTGGCGGGGTTTATAGCGGTGAAGACATCTATCAGATGCTGCGCCTCGGTGCCAGCGGCGTTCAGATGGCTACCCGTTTCGTGGCTACCGAGGAATGTGACGCCTCTCCTATCTTCAAAGAAGCCTACGTTCAGGCTAAGGAAGGCGACGCCGTTATCATTAAAAGCCCGGTGGGCATGCCCGGCCGGGCGCTCCGGAATGCCTACATCGACAGCGTCAATGCAGGACAAAAGAAACCTTTCAAATGCCCCCAGCACTGCGTCAAAACGTGCAACGTTCAGGAAAGTCCTTATTGTATCTTCGTCGCCCTCATCAACGCCCAGCGGGGCCACCTGAGCGGTGGTTTCGCTTTTTGCGGCGCCAATGTGCACCGGGTGAAAGAGATCGTCACAGTGCAGAAGCTGATTGGTTCGCTGGTCAAGGAATACAAAGCCGCGGTTGTTCAATCTATGCTGGAACTCATGACGCGTTATATGAACGGCATGATGTCCCCTTCCATGGGCCGGAGCCTGGCCTAA
- a CDS encoding response regulator transcription factor, with protein sequence MKILVVEDDRAIVDYLELAFRVNMPEVELDTARFGAEGLSKAQSGAPDLIILDLGLPDTDGFDVLKELRKISQVLIVVLTARSDESDIVKGLEWGADDYVVKPFRQMELLARVRTLLRRQAVSNEPAILNCGTLTLDTARNIVTTCKGTAIDLTRTEGMILAQLMRYDGHVVEHGKLAEIIWGEDYPGSINALRVYIGRLRRKLEMDDDSSAVIKSKAGTGYLIASTPDRSA encoded by the coding sequence ATGAAAATCCTTGTCGTTGAGGATGACCGGGCGATTGTTGACTACCTGGAGTTGGCTTTTAGAGTGAACATGCCGGAGGTGGAACTGGACACCGCTCGTTTTGGAGCGGAGGGCTTGTCAAAAGCTCAATCCGGTGCGCCGGATTTGATCATTTTAGACCTGGGGCTTCCGGACACCGACGGTTTTGATGTCCTCAAGGAATTACGTAAGATTTCACAGGTCCTTATCGTGGTTCTTACCGCCCGCAGCGACGAGTCTGATATCGTCAAAGGGCTTGAGTGGGGCGCAGATGATTACGTCGTTAAACCTTTCCGCCAGATGGAACTCCTGGCGCGGGTACGGACGTTGTTGAGGCGACAGGCCGTATCCAATGAACCGGCTATCCTGAATTGCGGCACACTGACCCTGGATACGGCGCGAAACATCGTTACGACCTGCAAAGGCACTGCCATCGACCTGACCCGTACTGAAGGCATGATCCTGGCTCAACTGATGCGTTACGACGGCCATGTCGTGGAACACGGCAAGTTGGCGGAAATTATTTGGGGAGAAGACTATCCGGGTTCGATCAATGCTCTCCGGGTCTATATCGGCCGTCTGCGCCGAAAACTGGAAATGGATGACGATTCTTCCGCCGTTATCAAGAGCAAAGCCGGCACAGGTTACCTTATCGCTTCTACCCCGGACCGTTCGGCCTGA